In a genomic window of Streptomyces sp. NBC_01142:
- a CDS encoding NUDIX domain-containing protein: MSRLPLDGPPREHATSTPERHKEHIDVHLILLRHGDEGPEVLLSRRAGQVYAAGLWHLPSGHLDGPHEDVVAVLIREAREETGVVIDPADVRAAVTVHHRSPYGGARVGFFFEVRRWQGTPRVMEPKVCDAMDWYRLDALPAPMVAYCRAGLDTYRAGGRLAVHFHQAGDPIAYDAGADRLRVVTGVGDTGAGLPAAPVREFAERAVGRITDWSEASSAREGSRVWRARGAKGGVWFVKVHQNERFHAREVRACVRVVTDLARTLRRRLRGGVGSAPRVIVGSEETRLVVLRGNSAAAGRSSPS, translated from the coding sequence ATGAGCCGCCTTCCACTGGATGGACCACCCCGCGAGCACGCGACGAGCACACCCGAGCGGCACAAGGAGCACATCGACGTCCACCTGATCCTGCTCCGCCACGGCGACGAGGGACCGGAGGTGCTGCTGTCCCGACGGGCCGGGCAGGTCTACGCCGCCGGGCTGTGGCATCTGCCGTCGGGCCACCTGGACGGCCCTCACGAGGACGTCGTTGCCGTGCTGATCCGCGAGGCCCGGGAGGAGACCGGCGTGGTCATCGACCCGGCCGACGTCCGCGCGGCCGTCACGGTGCACCACCGCAGTCCCTATGGGGGCGCTCGGGTCGGATTCTTCTTCGAGGTCCGGCGCTGGCAGGGCACACCGCGGGTCATGGAGCCCAAGGTGTGCGACGCGATGGACTGGTACCGGCTCGATGCGCTGCCCGCGCCGATGGTGGCCTACTGCCGAGCCGGGCTCGACACGTACCGGGCCGGCGGCCGGCTCGCTGTGCACTTCCATCAGGCCGGCGATCCGATCGCGTACGACGCCGGAGCGGACCGACTCCGCGTGGTCACCGGCGTCGGCGACACGGGCGCGGGTCTGCCCGCGGCCCCGGTGCGGGAGTTCGCCGAGCGGGCGGTCGGGCGCATCACCGACTGGTCCGAGGCGTCCTCGGCCCGGGAAGGCAGCCGGGTGTGGCGGGCGCGTGGCGCAAAGGGCGGCGTGTGGTTCGTCAAAGTCCACCAGAACGAGCGCTTCCACGCCCGGGAGGTCCGGGCTTGTGTACGGGTGGTCACTGACCTCGCTCGAACGCTGCGCCGCAGACTTCGCGGGGGGGTCGGGAGCGCGCCCCGAGTGATCGTGGGAAGTGAAGAGACCCGGCTCGTGGTCCTGCGAGGGAACTCGGCGGCGGCGGGACGTTCTTCACCGAGTTGA
- a CDS encoding protein-L-isoaspartate O-methyltransferase, whose product MRDPSPPVTDPTAETTARDRVAAARAAMVARLEASGDLSPGQVRDALLTLPRERLMPQAYVRRSAPDETPPRWALLEWAVAENQEELLGVLYGGDSVLIQHDDESILEQLPGPRSGGSITSMSSTVAMTAGLLQLLDLRPGQRVLDVGTGAGVTAAVACWVCGDAGVVTLDRDPHVSAAAGARLSDLGHTPVVVTGDGAAGWSEQAPYDRVFVSYAVPRFPWAWVAQLASGGLALANLSTTSPSWPGLAVVAKTPKGRVEAELRAVEFGHRPVHGFDRIFLSAMFRDRIAAGGGLTTHSRTAPPSDRARGMWLALDHLHPGLVRNWAADHLVIGAPACGSWLTVRPDRSGGWAFTAAGPRGIRDEIQDTAARWQAAGEPETYRLHLASDGTQQVSAGAGPNELSWALPAANHRDDETGDSR is encoded by the coding sequence ATGCGAGACCCGTCCCCACCCGTCACCGATCCCACAGCCGAAACGACGGCACGGGATCGCGTTGCTGCCGCGCGGGCGGCAATGGTCGCCCGCCTGGAAGCCTCCGGCGACCTGAGCCCCGGGCAGGTGCGCGACGCCTTGCTGACGCTGCCCCGCGAGAGGTTGATGCCCCAGGCGTATGTGCGGCGCAGCGCGCCGGACGAGACCCCGCCGAGGTGGGCGCTGCTGGAGTGGGCAGTTGCCGAAAACCAGGAGGAGCTGCTCGGCGTGCTGTACGGCGGGGACAGTGTGCTGATCCAGCACGATGACGAGTCGATCCTGGAGCAGCTGCCGGGGCCCCGGTCCGGGGGTTCGATCACGTCGATGTCCAGCACGGTCGCCATGACTGCTGGTCTGCTGCAACTGCTCGACCTGCGCCCCGGGCAGCGCGTGCTTGATGTCGGCACCGGCGCCGGGGTGACCGCGGCAGTGGCGTGCTGGGTCTGCGGGGATGCCGGCGTGGTCACCCTGGACCGCGACCCTCACGTCAGCGCTGCCGCCGGCGCGCGCCTCTCCGATCTCGGTCACACTCCCGTCGTGGTGACTGGGGACGGGGCGGCCGGCTGGTCCGAGCAGGCCCCGTACGACCGGGTCTTCGTCTCTTACGCCGTGCCGCGCTTTCCCTGGGCGTGGGTGGCGCAACTGGCCTCCGGGGGGCTGGCTTTGGCCAACCTCTCGACGACATCGCCGTCGTGGCCGGGGCTGGCTGTGGTCGCCAAGACGCCGAAGGGCCGGGTGGAGGCGGAGCTGCGGGCGGTGGAGTTCGGGCACCGGCCGGTGCACGGCTTCGACCGTATCTTCCTCTCGGCGATGTTCCGGGACCGCATCGCGGCCGGCGGCGGCCTGACCACGCACAGCCGCACCGCGCCGCCCTCGGATCGCGCGCGGGGCATGTGGCTCGCGCTGGACCACCTCCACCCCGGCCTTGTGAGGAACTGGGCCGCCGACCATCTGGTGATCGGCGCTCCCGCCTGCGGCTCCTGGTTGACGGTCCGCCCGGACCGTTCTGGCGGCTGGGCCTTCACGGCAGCCGGGCCGCGCGGCATCCGGGACGAGATCCAGGACACCGCTGCCCGCTGGCAGGCCGCCGGCGAACCGGAAACCTACCGGCTGCACCTGGCCTCCGACGGCACGCAGCAGGTGAGCGCCGGTGCCGGCCCGAACGAGCTGTCCTGGGCCCTGCCCGCCGCCAACCACCGCGACGACGAGACCGGAGACTCCCGATGA
- a CDS encoding NUDIX domain-containing protein — MPTAVEPRGTAALLVNQRGEYLLHLRDAHKKICDPGTWSVPGGAREGTETLDEAIARELKEETGLTIADLCRFTVVECTGPDGITKGHIQVYLGHWDGDASALPVTEGIMFHHFAASSTEQLTMSPWAADVIAQHQAHTAVHRLSAAPTAAAPAPGGQTVLNVIGVHLYLERDGTVLLGLRHPDSAYAGSTHHFLAGHCEQESAVACLIREAREEAGLRIEADDVEFVHAVHLIDEPGTQPRLQMVFRARRWEGRPEVREPDKCVSWDWWPVGALPEPVVPYTRAAIEGIRAGRLYTEMGWT; from the coding sequence ATGCCCACAGCTGTCGAGCCTCGCGGGACGGCCGCGCTCTTGGTCAACCAGCGCGGTGAGTACCTGCTGCACCTGCGCGATGCCCACAAGAAGATCTGCGACCCAGGCACCTGGTCGGTGCCGGGCGGCGCTCGGGAAGGCACCGAGACCCTGGACGAGGCGATCGCCCGCGAGCTCAAGGAGGAAACGGGACTCACGATCGCCGACCTGTGCCGGTTCACGGTCGTCGAGTGCACCGGGCCCGACGGCATCACCAAGGGACACATCCAGGTCTACCTGGGGCACTGGGACGGCGACGCCTCGGCGCTGCCCGTGACCGAGGGGATCATGTTCCACCACTTCGCAGCGTCGAGCACCGAGCAGCTGACCATGTCTCCCTGGGCCGCCGACGTCATCGCGCAGCACCAGGCCCACACGGCCGTACACCGGCTGTCCGCAGCCCCCACCGCCGCCGCACCGGCCCCGGGCGGGCAAACGGTCCTCAACGTCATCGGCGTCCACTTGTACCTGGAGCGCGACGGCACGGTTCTGCTCGGGCTGCGGCATCCCGACTCCGCGTATGCCGGATCAACCCACCATTTTCTCGCCGGGCACTGCGAGCAGGAATCCGCGGTCGCCTGCCTCATCCGGGAGGCCCGGGAAGAGGCGGGCCTTCGGATCGAGGCGGACGACGTCGAGTTCGTGCACGCCGTCCATCTGATCGACGAGCCCGGGACGCAGCCGCGTCTCCAGATGGTCTTCCGCGCTCGGCGATGGGAAGGCAGGCCGGAGGTACGCGAACCGGACAAGTGCGTCAGCTGGGACTGGTGGCCCGTCGGCGCGCTCCCGGAACCCGTCGTGCCCTACACGCGGGCCGCGATCGAAGGCATCCGGGCCGGCCGCCTCTACACCGAGATGGGCTGGACCTGA
- a CDS encoding helix-turn-helix domain-containing protein encodes MRAAELFALGHDNAAVARQLRVSVRSVQRWHQAWVQGGSPALESKGPASRPKALRPRSSPRPGRRARR; translated from the coding sequence ATGAGGGCGGCCGAGCTGTTCGCCCTGGGGCACGACAATGCCGCGGTCGCCAGGCAGTTACGTGTCAGCGTGCGGTCGGTACAACGATGGCACCAGGCATGGGTACAGGGCGGAAGCCCGGCTTTGGAATCGAAGGGACCCGCGTCCAGGCCCAAGGCGCTTCGTCCGCGTTCGTCGCCGCGGCCGGGGCGCCGGGCGCGGAGGTGA
- a CDS encoding ComEC/Rec2 family competence protein produces MPPSKVIRTSGTNLGPGAKLTVDFIDTGQGNAVLVTYPNGDFMLVDCGSQTTSTKGKPFRHVKSYITSVTGGNAISCVVLSHGDDDHTAFVPYIPEAARPTYVHYGGPIGDYSEDVQDWINQQEGQKDQFVFRYRADYCMPQPDADFASETTPGEAWVMVLSASYGKSPNSKSIVLLIRFGRHVVVLPGDADTTTEAFILSKVPKKLLAGCTVLMPGHHGAAESTGRPWAKALDPDVDVISASGTNMAYAHPSCATIKLLEKYCLAGAVSHDVTCSDGKGLPYKVWATDESVLTTATNGDVRFISDGTNWRLLASSTSADELVQEQPHPLLRSMVANAPWNRRPAAQYPAVRLGPDPGREPLAEPAVSRRAREPERRRPLLTAAPGGWPRE; encoded by the coding sequence ATGCCACCCAGCAAGGTCATTCGCACCAGCGGGACAAATCTCGGCCCTGGCGCCAAGCTCACCGTCGACTTCATCGACACCGGCCAGGGCAACGCCGTCCTCGTCACCTACCCGAACGGCGACTTCATGCTCGTCGACTGTGGATCACAGACGACGAGCACCAAAGGCAAGCCGTTCAGGCACGTGAAGAGCTACATCACGAGCGTCACAGGTGGCAACGCCATCTCCTGCGTGGTCCTCAGCCACGGCGATGACGACCACACCGCTTTCGTCCCCTACATCCCAGAGGCGGCCAGGCCGACCTACGTGCACTACGGCGGCCCGATCGGTGACTACAGCGAGGACGTCCAGGACTGGATCAATCAACAGGAGGGGCAGAAAGACCAGTTCGTCTTCAGGTACCGGGCGGACTATTGCATGCCTCAGCCGGACGCCGACTTCGCATCGGAGACGACGCCGGGTGAGGCCTGGGTGATGGTGTTGTCCGCCAGCTACGGCAAGTCGCCGAACAGCAAGAGCATCGTGCTGTTGATCCGCTTCGGCCGGCACGTGGTGGTCCTCCCGGGCGACGCGGACACCACCACCGAGGCATTCATCCTGAGCAAGGTCCCAAAGAAGCTCCTCGCCGGCTGCACCGTCCTCATGCCCGGCCACCACGGTGCCGCCGAGTCGACGGGACGCCCGTGGGCCAAAGCGCTGGACCCCGACGTCGACGTGATCTCGGCGAGCGGCACGAACATGGCCTACGCCCACCCCAGCTGCGCAACGATCAAACTGCTGGAGAAGTACTGCCTCGCGGGCGCCGTGAGTCACGACGTGACCTGTTCGGATGGCAAGGGCCTCCCCTACAAAGTCTGGGCCACCGACGAGTCGGTGCTGACCACCGCCACCAACGGCGACGTGCGCTTCATCTCCGACGGCACGAACTGGCGGCTCCTGGCCAGTTCGACGTCGGCCGACGAGCTCGTGCAAGAGCAGCCTCACCCGCTGCTGCGCTCGATGGTCGCCAATGCTCCCTGGAACCGGCGCCCGGCCGCCCAGTATCCGGCGGTGCGGCTCGGCCCGGACCCGGGCCGTGAACCACTCGCCGAACCCGCGGTGAGCCGTCGGGCCCGGGAACCCGAACGACGAAGGCCGCTGCTGACGGCTGCGCCGGGTGGGTGGCCACGAGAATGA
- a CDS encoding polyprenyl synthetase family protein: MPESVVPHPYDRARSLVAAEVAALDARLEDLLEGQRSYLSDAELAFYRGGKRLRPLLLLLSAHVAARTPVDVLPEKAVAAAASLELAHVGSLIHDDIVDRAPTRRGMPTVSASRGYELALVMGDLQWVQATRTMSAHVETREDIALMRDFLASGEEMCRGQLDEMLATRPGDRSELVRRYFRTVDRKTGRLVAFACESGARLVGGLPSAVGGLRRFGGWLGRAFQVVDDVLDVVRPESAAGKEPLTDLRQGRLSLPLLYTLDELPDDHPLHGITDGRQLSEDELEDCMRVVRHGNGWVRALGDARAIVVTARAELALLPEGPHRDALDALAAHLVDQPFLDSYGTATACSPEKGPPRP; the protein is encoded by the coding sequence ATGCCTGAGTCAGTGGTGCCGCACCCCTACGACCGGGCGCGCTCGCTGGTGGCGGCGGAGGTCGCGGCCCTCGACGCTCGGCTCGAGGACCTCCTCGAGGGGCAGCGCTCCTACCTGTCCGACGCCGAGCTCGCGTTCTACCGCGGCGGCAAGCGTCTTCGCCCGTTACTGCTCCTGCTCAGCGCGCACGTCGCCGCACGTACGCCGGTCGACGTGCTGCCCGAGAAGGCCGTGGCGGCAGCGGCGTCGCTCGAGCTCGCGCACGTCGGATCGCTCATCCACGACGACATCGTCGACCGCGCGCCCACTCGCCGCGGCATGCCCACGGTGAGCGCCTCCCGCGGTTACGAACTGGCCCTGGTCATGGGCGACCTGCAGTGGGTGCAGGCCACCCGGACCATGTCGGCCCACGTGGAGACTCGCGAGGACATCGCCCTCATGCGCGACTTCCTCGCCTCGGGTGAGGAGATGTGCCGCGGCCAGCTCGACGAGATGCTGGCGACGCGGCCGGGCGACCGCTCCGAGCTCGTGCGCCGCTACTTCCGGACCGTCGACCGGAAGACCGGGCGGCTCGTCGCCTTCGCGTGCGAAAGCGGCGCCCGCCTGGTCGGCGGCCTGCCGTCGGCGGTGGGCGGCCTGCGGCGCTTCGGCGGGTGGCTCGGCCGCGCCTTCCAGGTCGTCGACGACGTGCTGGACGTCGTACGGCCCGAGTCGGCCGCGGGCAAGGAGCCGCTCACGGATCTGCGGCAGGGCCGGCTCTCCCTGCCGCTGCTCTACACCCTCGACGAACTGCCGGACGACCACCCGCTCCACGGGATCACCGACGGACGACAGCTGTCCGAGGACGAGTTGGAGGACTGCATGCGGGTCGTGCGCCACGGGAACGGCTGGGTCCGTGCGCTCGGGGACGCGCGCGCGATCGTCGTCACCGCCCGGGCCGAGCTCGCGCTGCTGCCCGAGGGCCCGCACCGCGACGCGCTCGACGCGCTCGCCGCCCACCTCGTCGACCAGCCGTTCCTGGACTCCTACGGCACCGCCACCGCCTGCTCACCCGAGAAGGGACCACCACGGCCATGA
- a CDS encoding RDD family protein yields the protein MTVDNGKWSVPGQGRRLVAVAVDAVLAVLSALGVGVAVSIEAVDGVLVVGPQWGAAIAVGFAFSFLNQVVMTCAVRASIGKAVAGLRVVRTHDDMRPRFGQLTHRWLFGFYWMLVFVPLHVASDSDVEQQDAAGLRVIRPAA from the coding sequence ATGACGGTGGACAACGGGAAGTGGAGTGTCCCCGGGCAGGGGCGTCGACTCGTGGCCGTGGCAGTCGATGCGGTCCTCGCCGTGCTCTCCGCGCTCGGAGTCGGTGTCGCCGTGAGCATCGAGGCGGTCGATGGGGTACTGGTTGTGGGTCCCCAGTGGGGAGCAGCCATCGCCGTGGGGTTTGCTTTCTCGTTCCTCAACCAGGTGGTGATGACCTGTGCGGTACGAGCCAGTATCGGTAAGGCCGTTGCGGGGCTTCGGGTGGTGCGTACGCACGACGACATGCGCCCACGGTTCGGTCAACTCACGCACCGGTGGCTGTTCGGCTTCTACTGGATGCTCGTCTTCGTGCCCCTGCACGTTGCGTCGGATTCTGATGTCGAGCAACAGGACGCAGCGGGGCTGCGCGTGATCCGGCCGGCGGCCTGA
- a CDS encoding PHB depolymerase family esterase, with the protein MPSSNPAPRRSSPRTTAPPGRRRRIMGRLAAAIILATGVALLSPAPEAQAAVPLERVSNFGANPGSLNMYVYRPSSLPANAPVVVALHGCTQSAQIYADNSGLTTFADRHGFLLVFAETTFANNVSQCFNWFQNTDIRRGQGEAASIRQMVSHAVSSYGADAGDVHVTGLSAGGAMTTVMLAAYPEVFKAGAVVAGLPYDCTKDTGALTCMNPGVDRTPAVWAQRVRDAGPGYSGPWPRVSVWHGDNDTKVVPKNADELRDQWTQLHGLDQSPDRSSVIGPNGTRRTEYLAGDGTVAVEVNRVPNIAHGTPVDPGSGAEQCGQTGTANFIDSICSSYWITRFFGLDRSAPQPGRLPAPAGLRATGVTDTSVSLDWEPVDGAADYAVYLDGTRVATPADSRFTDSGLGVGTTHAYSVAAREPTGAEGARSAQIAVATTGAAPACWTANNYQQVQAGRATTSGGYAYAKGSQQNMGLNNTFVTHTLKESPAGYYVLADGGCP; encoded by the coding sequence ATGCCGTCGTCGAATCCCGCCCCACGGAGATCGTCACCACGGACCACCGCACCGCCCGGCCGCCGGCGCCGCATCATGGGGAGACTGGCCGCTGCCATCATTCTGGCGACGGGCGTGGCACTGCTGTCGCCCGCACCCGAGGCACAGGCAGCCGTCCCCCTGGAGCGAGTGAGCAACTTCGGGGCCAACCCGGGCAGCCTGAACATGTACGTCTACCGGCCGTCGTCCCTGCCTGCGAACGCGCCGGTGGTGGTGGCTCTGCACGGCTGCACGCAGAGCGCCCAGATCTACGCCGACAATTCGGGGCTGACCACGTTCGCCGACCGGCACGGCTTCCTGCTGGTCTTCGCGGAAACCACCTTCGCCAACAATGTGAGCCAGTGCTTCAACTGGTTCCAGAACACGGACATCCGGCGCGGGCAGGGCGAAGCCGCCTCCATCCGGCAGATGGTCTCCCACGCCGTCTCGTCCTACGGCGCCGACGCCGGAGACGTGCATGTCACTGGTCTCTCGGCCGGCGGAGCCATGACGACGGTCATGCTCGCCGCGTACCCCGAGGTGTTCAAGGCCGGTGCGGTCGTCGCAGGACTTCCGTACGACTGCACCAAGGACACGGGAGCGTTGACCTGCATGAACCCCGGAGTGGACCGTACGCCCGCGGTGTGGGCGCAGCGGGTACGCGACGCCGGCCCCGGCTACTCGGGCCCGTGGCCGCGCGTTTCGGTGTGGCACGGTGACAATGACACGAAGGTCGTCCCGAAGAACGCCGACGAGCTGCGGGACCAGTGGACCCAGCTGCACGGTCTGGACCAGAGCCCGGACCGTTCTTCCGTCATCGGCCCCAACGGCACGCGCAGGACCGAGTATCTGGCCGGGGACGGAACCGTCGCCGTGGAGGTCAATCGGGTGCCGAACATCGCGCACGGCACCCCGGTCGACCCGGGCAGTGGCGCGGAGCAGTGCGGCCAGACCGGCACGGCGAACTTCATCGACTCCATCTGCTCCAGCTACTGGATCACCCGGTTCTTCGGACTGGACAGGTCCGCTCCGCAGCCGGGCAGGCTGCCGGCTCCGGCCGGACTGAGGGCGACTGGTGTCACCGACACGTCCGTCTCGCTGGACTGGGAACCGGTGGACGGGGCGGCCGACTACGCGGTGTACCTGGACGGCACGCGAGTCGCCACCCCGGCAGACTCCCGGTTCACCGACAGCGGCCTGGGGGTCGGAACCACTCATGCGTACAGCGTGGCGGCACGCGAGCCGACCGGGGCCGAGGGCGCCCGCTCCGCCCAGATCGCCGTGGCCACCACCGGCGCGGCACCTGCCTGCTGGACGGCGAACAACTACCAGCAGGTGCAGGCCGGCCGGGCTACCACCAGCGGCGGCTATGCCTACGCCAAGGGCTCCCAGCAGAACATGGGGCTCAACAACACGTTCGTCACCCACACCCTGAAGGAGTCCCCGGCGGGCTACTACGTCCTCGCCGACGGCGGCTGCCCCTGA
- a CDS encoding 3-hydroxybutyrate oligomer hydrolase family protein, with protein MTWSTAPAGATPQDAGQDGRPGHCTRMNSLTVLGAEHQQTACLQELTTAGTVASGHTDPADWAGLTPKGLATPSGVPGIQIDGYFPDSSATNTNHGWNHDSQFVIRLPDRWNGGLVIAGAPGVREQYANDRAFGDWMLSRGYAFAATDKGNTGAAFHRDGIAPGDAIAEWNKRVTQLTRAARLVVAQRYHRLASRTLAMGMSNGGYLVRWQLEKHPELYDAGVDWEGTLWRTEGPNLLTFLPPALRAYPTYATGGEDAEKAHREMTAAGFPAGSEFLWPFHHQYYWDITQRIYREEVDPEYDGAAEAGTPFCAPGSPACDADYDYASRPDSVREAISAIDLTGRIGKPLITFHGTLDVLLPISETSDVYARMVRREGRGSLHRYYRVEGGTHVDSLFDTFPDKLRPLVPCHRSAVTALERWLDDGRRPPPSRTLRMPEGADPAMLLTRCALTA; from the coding sequence ATGACATGGAGCACGGCCCCCGCCGGTGCCACGCCACAGGACGCCGGCCAGGACGGCCGACCGGGCCACTGCACCCGGATGAACTCCCTCACCGTTCTCGGGGCGGAACATCAACAAACCGCCTGCCTACAGGAGTTGACCACCGCCGGGACCGTGGCCTCGGGCCACACCGATCCCGCGGACTGGGCCGGACTGACCCCAAAGGGTCTCGCCACCCCGAGCGGCGTACCCGGTATCCAGATCGACGGGTACTTCCCCGACTCCTCGGCCACCAATACCAACCATGGCTGGAACCACGACTCCCAGTTCGTGATCCGGCTGCCCGACCGCTGGAACGGCGGCCTCGTGATCGCGGGTGCGCCGGGGGTTCGTGAGCAGTACGCCAACGACCGGGCCTTCGGTGACTGGATGCTCTCCCGCGGCTATGCATTCGCCGCCACCGACAAGGGCAACACCGGTGCGGCGTTCCACCGCGACGGCATCGCCCCGGGCGACGCCATCGCCGAATGGAACAAGCGGGTCACCCAACTCACCCGTGCGGCCCGGCTGGTCGTTGCCCAGCGGTACCACCGGCTCGCGTCCCGCACCCTCGCCATGGGGATGTCCAACGGCGGCTACCTCGTGCGCTGGCAGCTGGAGAAGCATCCCGAGCTGTACGACGCAGGGGTGGACTGGGAAGGCACCCTGTGGCGTACCGAAGGCCCGAATCTGCTGACGTTCCTGCCGCCCGCCCTGCGCGCCTACCCCACCTACGCGACGGGCGGCGAGGATGCTGAGAAGGCCCACCGGGAGATGACCGCCGCCGGATTCCCGGCCGGCTCGGAATTCCTCTGGCCGTTCCACCACCAGTACTACTGGGACATCACCCAACGGATCTACCGCGAGGAAGTGGACCCGGAGTATGACGGCGCGGCCGAGGCCGGCACGCCTTTCTGCGCACCGGGCAGCCCCGCCTGCGACGCCGACTACGACTACGCTTCCCGGCCCGACTCAGTCCGCGAGGCCATCTCCGCGATCGACCTGACCGGCCGGATCGGCAAGCCGCTGATCACCTTCCACGGCACGCTCGACGTGCTGCTGCCCATCAGCGAGACCTCGGACGTCTACGCCCGGATGGTACGCCGGGAGGGCCGTGGCTCACTGCACCGCTACTACCGCGTCGAAGGCGGAACCCATGTCGACTCGCTCTTCGACACCTTCCCCGACAAGCTGCGTCCGCTGGTTCCGTGCCACCGTTCCGCCGTCACCGCGCTGGAACGCTGGCTCGACGACGGTCGGCGACCGCCGCCGAGCCGGACCCTGCGCATGCCCGAAGGGGCCGACCCGGCCATGCTGCTCACCCGGTGCGCATTGACCGCGTAG
- a CDS encoding ABC transporter permease, whose product MSTLTLSGTRPSERAAERVPRFVDLLAAEWIKMRSLRSTYWVLALSAVVAVVINVNAVRSDLTYIDQPHPPLPGFPPFKYDPLFHGLGSIAADVMALAAAGFGAITVFGEYATGMIRTTLAAVPDRRAVITAKVALVTAVTLVLGVIVSVTSFFTTNAMLASRHVGLSIHDPGCLRAIAAYALVIPVCALIGLAFGAVLRHATASIVAVVGVLFILPLLFGGERYRLLKEIGNHLPLAAQGRLTLNPDSPTSLGAYPATVAGSWIALAAWALVSAAVAVIVVRRRDL is encoded by the coding sequence ATGAGCACACTGACATTGTCCGGCACCAGGCCGTCCGAGCGCGCGGCCGAACGGGTGCCCAGATTCGTCGACCTGCTCGCCGCTGAGTGGATCAAGATGCGGTCGCTCCGGTCGACCTACTGGGTGCTCGCCCTCAGTGCCGTCGTCGCCGTCGTGATCAACGTGAACGCCGTCCGATCCGACCTGACGTACATCGACCAGCCGCATCCGCCGCTACCCGGTTTCCCGCCCTTCAAGTACGACCCGCTGTTCCACGGCCTGGGCAGTATTGCCGCCGACGTCATGGCCCTGGCCGCGGCCGGCTTCGGCGCCATCACGGTCTTCGGCGAGTACGCCACGGGAATGATCCGCACCACGCTCGCCGCCGTTCCCGACCGGCGCGCGGTGATCACGGCCAAGGTGGCCCTCGTCACGGCGGTCACGCTCGTGCTCGGTGTGATCGTCTCCGTGACGTCGTTCTTCACCACCAACGCGATGCTGGCCTCCCGCCACGTCGGCCTCTCGATCCACGATCCCGGTTGTCTGCGGGCCATCGCGGCATACGCGCTGGTCATCCCGGTCTGCGCCCTCATCGGGCTGGCGTTCGGCGCCGTCCTGCGACACGCCACGGCCTCGATCGTCGCCGTCGTAGGGGTGCTCTTCATCCTGCCCCTGCTCTTCGGGGGCGAGAGGTACAGGCTGTTGAAGGAGATCGGCAACCACCTGCCTCTCGCCGCGCAGGGCCGCCTGACGCTGAACCCCGACTCCCCCACCAGCCTGGGCGCATACCCGGCCACCGTTGCGGGCTCCTGGATTGCGCTCGCGGCCTGGGCGCTCGTCTCGGCGGCCGTCGCCGTGATTGTCGTGCGGCGCCGGGATCTCTGA
- a CDS encoding ABC transporter ATP-binding protein produces MIETTRLTKRYGDTVAVDNLTFTVEPGKVTGFLGPNGAGKSTTLRMILGLNAPSGGSVTVNGVPFSHRPRGLRHVGALLDAQDVHGGRSALAHLSALARSNRIPLSRVDEVLQEVGLAKAARRRIGGFSLGMKQRLGIAGALLGDPPVLLFDEPLNGLDPEGVLWVRGLFRRLASEGRTVFVSSHMMAEMEHTADQLIVIGRGRLIADQNLEHFSARNASLSVSVHTPGLAALEPVLIAEGASVRRESEQAGRVTGLTAARIGDLAHRHHIVLHELATHASSLESAFMSLTADSVEYLAGEAR; encoded by the coding sequence GTGATCGAAACCACCCGACTGACCAAGCGGTACGGCGACACCGTTGCCGTCGACAACCTGACCTTCACCGTGGAACCGGGCAAGGTCACCGGCTTCCTCGGCCCGAACGGCGCCGGCAAATCCACCACGCTGAGGATGATCCTGGGCCTGAACGCGCCCTCCGGTGGGTCCGTCACCGTGAACGGGGTCCCTTTCTCACACCGTCCGCGCGGACTGCGTCACGTCGGCGCGCTGTTGGACGCTCAAGACGTCCACGGCGGGCGAAGCGCACTCGCGCACCTGTCCGCCCTGGCCCGCAGCAACCGCATCCCGCTGTCCCGCGTGGACGAAGTCCTCCAGGAGGTCGGGCTGGCGAAGGCGGCGCGGCGCCGGATCGGGGGGTTCTCCCTCGGGATGAAGCAGCGTCTCGGCATCGCGGGTGCCCTGCTCGGCGATCCGCCGGTGCTCCTGTTCGACGAGCCCCTGAACGGTCTGGACCCCGAGGGCGTGCTGTGGGTGCGCGGCCTGTTCCGCCGTCTGGCGTCCGAGGGTCGCACCGTGTTCGTCTCCAGCCACATGATGGCCGAGATGGAGCACACCGCCGACCAGCTCATCGTCATCGGCCGGGGCCGGCTGATCGCCGACCAGAACCTGGAGCACTTCTCGGCCCGCAACGCCTCCCTGAGCGTGAGCGTGCACACGCCCGGCCTGGCGGCCCTGGAGCCCGTGCTGATCGCCGAGGGGGCGTCGGTGCGCCGGGAGAGCGAGCAGGCGGGCCGGGTCACCGGCCTGACCGCGGCCCGGATCGGCGACCTCGCCCACCGGCACCACATCGTGCTGCACGAACTCGCCACCCACGCCTCGTCCCTGGAGTCGGCGTTCATGTCCCTCACCGCCGACAGCGTCGAATACCTCGCAGGAGAAGCCCGATGA